Proteins from a single region of Felis catus isolate Fca126 chromosome B4, F.catus_Fca126_mat1.0, whole genome shotgun sequence:
- the MANSC1 gene encoding MANSC domain-containing protein 1 isoform X2 encodes MFFREEWGLSYTFVVICFLTLRLSTSQNCHTKSLEDVVIDIQSSLSKGIRGNEPVHTLTQEDCINSCCSTKNITDFPALARTHLPSQELTQEGSLIHGQSPQVITPTPPPVTGYSESTDSLQKGAFSQKLGSSDHLEKPFEIDQASTRFPVDKEKGHSQSSRFSSEQNIAHLLPEKVTTLPTTQAVSSLHITSAAPKPAFPPTTNAPVIPSVTFEPEGATSAPPLAVVTSQPPTSLLSTMLTHAEVTPKAGVTTTTIFEAPTDWKGPPETVPVREISNLSLNAEDAYSPVTLSLSTVDSSAATLLLSNVDSSAPNKSASQENGKASPGGSSLKSVPESQHGLPFEKWLLIGTLLFGVLFLAIGLVLLGRMFSESLRRRRYSRLDYLINGIYVDI; translated from the exons atgttctttaggGAAGAATGGGGCTTGAGTTACacttttgtggtaatttgcttcCTGACACTGAGGCTGTCCACCAGTCAGAACTGCCACACGAAGAGTCTAGAAGATGTTGTCATTGACATCCAGTCATCTCTTTCAAAGGGAATTAGAGGCAATGAACCTGTACATACGTTAACTCAGGAAGACTGCATTAATTCTTGCTGTTCAACGAAAAACATAACAG ACTTTCCAGCTCTGGCTAGAACTCATTTGCCAAGCCAAGAGTTAACCCAAGAAGGTTCTCTCATCCATGGCCAGTCTCCGCAGGTGATcactcccacaccccctcctgtGACAGGTTATTCAGAGTCCACTGACAGCTTACAGAAAGGTGCCTTTTCTCAGAAGTTGGGGTCCTCAGATCACTTGGAGAAACCATTCGAGATTGATCAAGCGAGTACACGGTTCCCTGTTGATAAAGAAAAGGGCCATTCTCAGAGTTCACGGTTTTCTTCAGAACAAAACATAGCTCATCTGCTGCCCGAAAAGGTGACAACACTCCCCACTACCCAGGCTGTTTCCTCTCTGCATATCACCTCTGCCGCTCCAAAGCCTGCATTTCCCCCCACCACCAATGCTCCGGTGATACCTTCTGTGACTTTTGAACCAGAGGGGGCCACCTCAGCTCCACCCCTAGCAGTGGTCACGTCTCAGCCCCCCACAAGCCTCTTGTCTACAATGTTGACACATGCCGAAGTTACACCCAAAGCTGGCGTTACTACGACAACCATCTTTGAGGCACCTACGGACTGGAAAGGCCCCCCAGAAACAGTGCCGGTTAGAGAAATTTCCAACCTATCTTTGAACGCAGAGGATGCCTATAGCCCTGTTACGCTTTCTTTGTCAACTGTGGATTCTTCTGCTGCCACATTACTTCTGTCAAATGTGGATTCTTCTGCTCCGAATAAAAGTGCTTCTCAGGAAAATGGGAAGGCCAGTCCAGGTGGTTCCTCCCTGAAGAGTGTTCCAGAAAGTCAGCATGGCCTCCCATTTGAAAAATGGCTCCTCATTGGGACCCTGCTCTTTGGTGTTCTGTTCCTAGCCATAGGCCTTGTCCTCTTGGGTAGAATGTTCTCAGAATCTCTCCGCAGGAGGCGCTATTCAAGACTTGATTATTTGATCAATGGGATCTATGTTGACATCTAA
- the MANSC1 gene encoding MANSC domain-containing protein 1 isoform X1 — MFFREEWGLSYTFVVICFLTLRLSTSQNCHTKSLEDVVIDIQSSLSKGIRGNEPVHTLTQEDCINSCCSTKNITGDKACNLMIFDTRKTTRQPNCYLFFCPSEEACPLKPAKGLMSYRIIRDFPALARTHLPSQELTQEGSLIHGQSPQVITPTPPPVTGYSESTDSLQKGAFSQKLGSSDHLEKPFEIDQASTRFPVDKEKGHSQSSRFSSEQNIAHLLPEKVTTLPTTQAVSSLHITSAAPKPAFPPTTNAPVIPSVTFEPEGATSAPPLAVVTSQPPTSLLSTMLTHAEVTPKAGVTTTTIFEAPTDWKGPPETVPVREISNLSLNAEDAYSPVTLSLSTVDSSAATLLLSNVDSSAPNKSASQENGKASPGGSSLKSVPESQHGLPFEKWLLIGTLLFGVLFLAIGLVLLGRMFSESLRRRRYSRLDYLINGIYVDI; from the exons atgttctttaggGAAGAATGGGGCTTGAGTTACacttttgtggtaatttgcttcCTGACACTGAGGCTGTCCACCAGTCAGAACTGCCACACGAAGAGTCTAGAAGATGTTGTCATTGACATCCAGTCATCTCTTTCAAAGGGAATTAGAGGCAATGAACCTGTACATACGTTAACTCAGGAAGACTGCATTAATTCTTGCTGTTCAACGAAAAACATAACAG GAGACAAAGCATGTAACCTGATGATCTTCGACACTCGAAAAACAACTAGACAGCCCAACTGCTACCTATTTTTCTGTCCCAGCGAGGAAGCCTGTCCCCTGAAACCAGCAAAGGGACTTATGAGTTACAGGATAATTAGAG ACTTTCCAGCTCTGGCTAGAACTCATTTGCCAAGCCAAGAGTTAACCCAAGAAGGTTCTCTCATCCATGGCCAGTCTCCGCAGGTGATcactcccacaccccctcctgtGACAGGTTATTCAGAGTCCACTGACAGCTTACAGAAAGGTGCCTTTTCTCAGAAGTTGGGGTCCTCAGATCACTTGGAGAAACCATTCGAGATTGATCAAGCGAGTACACGGTTCCCTGTTGATAAAGAAAAGGGCCATTCTCAGAGTTCACGGTTTTCTTCAGAACAAAACATAGCTCATCTGCTGCCCGAAAAGGTGACAACACTCCCCACTACCCAGGCTGTTTCCTCTCTGCATATCACCTCTGCCGCTCCAAAGCCTGCATTTCCCCCCACCACCAATGCTCCGGTGATACCTTCTGTGACTTTTGAACCAGAGGGGGCCACCTCAGCTCCACCCCTAGCAGTGGTCACGTCTCAGCCCCCCACAAGCCTCTTGTCTACAATGTTGACACATGCCGAAGTTACACCCAAAGCTGGCGTTACTACGACAACCATCTTTGAGGCACCTACGGACTGGAAAGGCCCCCCAGAAACAGTGCCGGTTAGAGAAATTTCCAACCTATCTTTGAACGCAGAGGATGCCTATAGCCCTGTTACGCTTTCTTTGTCAACTGTGGATTCTTCTGCTGCCACATTACTTCTGTCAAATGTGGATTCTTCTGCTCCGAATAAAAGTGCTTCTCAGGAAAATGGGAAGGCCAGTCCAGGTGGTTCCTCCCTGAAGAGTGTTCCAGAAAGTCAGCATGGCCTCCCATTTGAAAAATGGCTCCTCATTGGGACCCTGCTCTTTGGTGTTCTGTTCCTAGCCATAGGCCTTGTCCTCTTGGGTAGAATGTTCTCAGAATCTCTCCGCAGGAGGCGCTATTCAAGACTTGATTATTTGATCAATGGGATCTATGTTGACATCTAA